A genome region from Actinobacillus arthritidis includes the following:
- the zapB gene encoding cell division protein ZapB: MSLSVLDQLEEKIKQAVETIQLLQLEVEELKEKNNTVAQEKETLRQEYEQLKSEQQSFQDRLRSLLGQIDNV; encoded by the coding sequence ATGTCATTATCAGTTCTTGACCAACTTGAAGAAAAAATTAAACAAGCAGTAGAAACTATTCAATTACTTCAATTAGAAGTTGAAGAATTAAAAGAAAAAAATAATACTGTAGCACAAGAAAAAGAAACATTACGCCAAGAATACGAACAATTAAAGTCTGAACAACAAAGTTTCCAAGACCGTTTACGTTCACTTTTAGGTCAAATCGACAACGTATAA
- a CDS encoding DNA translocase FtsK, whose protein sequence is MIERFKPRLKGKENLINLAFILVGLFGLYLIVAWASYSPLDNAWSVGSSVTELEVLNKTGAFGAWFVDLLYAFLGKVAFIIPFALLGVSAYTLIFSTANDWTLKRFLLRIASFSLFVIGLAGLSSVVFSNNAYYLSGGFIGGLFQTILGETLGQFGALLIAMLCIAVGFYFCSGQSLLPLFAQFYDWIVAKDEKSVEVETTELQENRENIPPVNTSHLEHSSVFTTHNTMTADAEGFTDPSNFSKPNISGLRSHNENQDTSESLTNPAMFKVEKELDLPKINIQGLDTTPTLEPQFEAPISVANVELPKIRLHSEQAESKLEPLEQEDTEKELISETLEQEDEATVMEFQPTLVEMPDFIKEVKPTVRLQPIEEINQLHMEPESDIEIDSDTDYEAELAREFELAEQARLAEMERRAKSQGLEQTFEQIVNHQPESKVVQDIVVPNVVTDTVTQKTETVATPNYPKGYGDTLIHPLLQRNHVIEKPTTPLPTLDLLDESPRQTQQITEQEIVDTSHRLESALANYGVKATVEDVLVGPVVTRYEIKPVAGVKATKVVGLASDLARELMFKAIRITEVVPGKPYMGIETPNKHRETVWLRDVLNSDAFRNSKATLPMALGKDISGEPIVVDMAKMPHLLVAGQTGGGKSVGVNTMILSLLFKLSPEQVRFIMIDPKVVELSIYNDIPHLLTPVVTDMKKATNALRWAVEEMERRYLLVSHLSVRNIEGYNDKIDQANAMNFPIPDPTWRPGDSMDQLPPALEKLSYIVLIVDEFADLMMSAGKEVEEYIMRIAQKARAVGIHLILATQRPSTDVITGVIKANIPSRIAFTVASQIDSRTILDAGGAEALLGRGDMLYSGAGSPDIIRVHGAFMSDEDVQRVADNWRARGKPQYLESIVASVEDSEGSDRMSGSSDLDPLFDEIVEFVVESGVTSISGIQRRFSLGFNRAARIVDQMEAQGILSEQGKNGKREILAR, encoded by the coding sequence GTGATCGAAAGATTTAAACCACGATTAAAAGGTAAAGAAAATCTGATTAACCTTGCATTTATATTAGTAGGGTTATTCGGATTATATTTGATCGTGGCGTGGGCAAGTTATAGCCCATTAGATAATGCGTGGAGTGTCGGTAGTAGTGTGACTGAACTTGAGGTCTTAAATAAAACCGGTGCGTTCGGTGCTTGGTTTGTTGATTTACTTTACGCATTTCTAGGGAAAGTTGCCTTTATTATCCCCTTTGCATTGCTTGGGGTATCGGCATATACATTGATATTTAGTACAGCAAACGATTGGACATTAAAACGATTTCTTTTACGTATTGCCAGCTTTAGTTTATTCGTTATCGGATTAGCTGGGCTTTCTAGTGTTGTTTTCTCAAATAACGCCTATTATTTATCCGGTGGATTTATTGGTGGCTTATTTCAAACAATTTTAGGGGAAACTCTCGGTCAGTTTGGTGCGTTATTAATTGCAATGCTTTGTATTGCAGTCGGCTTTTATTTCTGTTCAGGTCAGTCTTTATTACCGTTATTCGCACAATTCTATGATTGGATTGTGGCAAAAGATGAGAAGTCTGTGGAGGTAGAAACGACGGAATTGCAAGAAAATAGAGAAAATATACCGCCTGTAAATACAAGTCATTTAGAGCATTCCTCGGTCTTTACGACTCATAATACAATGACAGCAGATGCAGAAGGGTTTACTGATCCATCTAACTTTAGTAAACCGAATATTAGTGGTTTAAGAAGCCATAACGAAAATCAAGATACATCGGAATCGCTTACTAACCCGGCAATGTTTAAAGTAGAGAAGGAATTGGATTTACCTAAAATTAATATTCAGGGACTTGATACGACACCGACATTAGAGCCTCAGTTTGAAGCACCTATCTCAGTGGCTAATGTGGAATTACCTAAGATTCGTTTGCACTCGGAGCAAGCTGAAAGTAAGTTAGAACCGCTGGAGCAAGAGGATACAGAGAAAGAACTTATTTCGGAAACGCTTGAACAAGAAGATGAAGCAACGGTTATGGAATTTCAACCAACTCTTGTTGAAATGCCGGATTTTATCAAAGAAGTTAAACCTACCGTACGTCTTCAACCGATTGAGGAAATCAATCAATTGCACATGGAGCCGGAAAGTGATATTGAAATCGATTCCGATACGGACTATGAAGCAGAATTGGCAAGAGAGTTTGAATTAGCGGAACAAGCTCGTTTGGCAGAAATGGAACGTCGGGCTAAATCACAAGGTTTAGAGCAAACATTTGAACAAATTGTTAATCATCAGCCAGAGTCAAAAGTTGTTCAGGATATTGTCGTACCGAATGTAGTAACAGACACGGTTACGCAAAAAACGGAAACGGTAGCAACACCGAATTATCCAAAAGGCTATGGTGATACATTAATACACCCGTTATTACAACGTAACCACGTGATAGAGAAGCCAACCACGCCGTTACCGACGTTAGATTTATTGGATGAATCACCTCGTCAAACGCAACAAATTACCGAACAGGAAATTGTTGATACTTCTCATCGTTTGGAAAGTGCATTAGCAAACTATGGCGTGAAAGCAACGGTTGAAGATGTATTAGTCGGTCCGGTTGTGACTCGTTATGAAATTAAGCCGGTCGCCGGTGTTAAAGCGACGAAAGTCGTTGGTTTAGCCAGCGATCTTGCTCGTGAATTAATGTTTAAGGCGATTCGTATTACAGAAGTTGTACCGGGTAAGCCTTATATGGGTATCGAAACGCCAAATAAACATCGAGAAACGGTATGGTTACGTGATGTTTTGAATAGTGACGCGTTTCGCAATAGTAAAGCAACCTTGCCAATGGCTCTCGGTAAGGATATTAGTGGTGAACCGATTGTAGTCGATATGGCCAAAATGCCTCATTTACTTGTTGCCGGTCAAACCGGTGGTGGTAAATCAGTGGGTGTTAATACCATGATTTTGAGTTTGTTATTCAAACTTTCTCCGGAACAAGTACGTTTTATTATGATCGACCCGAAAGTGGTTGAGCTTTCTATTTATAATGATATTCCACATTTATTAACGCCGGTTGTCACCGATATGAAAAAAGCGACAAATGCTTTACGTTGGGCGGTAGAAGAAATGGAACGCCGTTATTTATTAGTCAGCCATTTAAGTGTGCGTAATATTGAAGGTTACAATGATAAAATTGACCAAGCAAATGCAATGAATTTCCCTATTCCTGATCCAACTTGGCGTCCGGGCGATTCAATGGATCAACTGCCTCCTGCATTAGAAAAACTAAGCTATATTGTACTGATTGTAGATGAGTTTGCAGATTTAATGATGTCTGCCGGCAAGGAAGTTGAAGAATATATTATGCGTATTGCTCAGAAAGCACGAGCAGTCGGAATCCATTTAATTCTTGCAACACAACGTCCTTCTACGGATGTCATTACTGGGGTGATTAAAGCGAATATTCCAAGCCGTATTGCCTTTACCGTCGCAAGCCAAATTGACTCGCGTACGATTTTAGATGCAGGCGGCGCTGAAGCATTATTAGGTCGTGGCGATATGCTATATTCGGGTGCAGGCAGTCCAGATATTATTCGTGTTCACGGTGCATTTATGAGCGATGAAGACGTACAACGTGTGGCGGATAACTGGCGTGCAAGAGGTAAACCGCAATATTTAGAAAGTATTGTTGCCTCGGTTGAAGACTCGGAAGGTTCGGATCGTATGAGCGGATCGAGCGATTTAGATCCGTTATTTGATGAAATTGTCGAATTTGTAGTTGAAAGCGGAGTCACTTCGATTAGTGGTATCCAACGTCGTTTCTCACTAGGTTTTAACCGTGCGGCACGTATTGTAGACCAAATGGAAGCACAAGGGATTCTTTCGGAACAAGGAAAAAATGGGAAACGTGAAATTTTAGCAAGATAA
- the aroG gene encoding 3-deoxy-7-phosphoheptulonate synthase AroG codes for MSYKNDDLRITNIEQLLPPVALLERFPASEVAAETVEKARQAIHKIIHGADDRLLVVIGPCSIHDPKAALEYAQRIKALRANPQINQNLEVVMRVYFEKPRTTVGWKGLINDPYLNETYALNDGLRIARKVLSDINDLTVPATSEFLDMITPQYMADFMSWGAIGARTTESQVHRELASGLSCAVGFKNATNGGVKIALDAIGAAEAPHHFLSVTKFGHSAIVSTAGNPDCHIILRGGDNGTNYDAESVAKVCADIEKSGRRPHVMIDFSHANSQKQFKRQMDVCADVCQQIANGSEFISGVMIESHLVEGRQDLGDGNLANLVYGQSVTDACIGWEDSEKALFALADAVEQRRAKRA; via the coding sequence ATGTCTTACAAAAATGATGATTTACGTATTACCAATATCGAACAACTTTTACCGCCGGTTGCATTATTAGAACGTTTTCCTGCAAGTGAAGTAGCGGCTGAAACTGTGGAAAAAGCTCGTCAAGCGATTCATAAAATTATTCACGGGGCAGATGATCGCCTGTTAGTTGTGATTGGACCTTGTTCTATTCATGATCCTAAAGCGGCATTAGAATATGCACAACGTATCAAAGCCCTTCGAGCTAATCCCCAAATTAACCAAAATCTTGAAGTTGTGATGCGAGTATATTTTGAAAAACCGCGTACTACGGTTGGTTGGAAAGGTTTAATCAATGATCCGTATTTAAACGAAACTTATGCGTTAAATGACGGTTTGCGTATCGCCCGTAAAGTCTTATCGGATATTAATGATTTAACTGTACCAGCGACCAGTGAGTTTTTAGATATGATCACGCCGCAATATATGGCAGACTTTATGAGTTGGGGAGCGATTGGAGCAAGAACGACCGAATCGCAAGTACATCGTGAATTGGCTTCCGGTTTATCTTGTGCGGTGGGTTTTAAAAATGCAACGAACGGTGGTGTAAAAATTGCATTGGATGCGATTGGTGCGGCAGAAGCGCCACACCATTTCTTATCCGTAACGAAATTTGGCCATTCTGCGATTGTTTCGACCGCCGGTAATCCGGATTGCCATATTATTTTACGTGGTGGAGATAATGGTACGAATTATGATGCGGAATCTGTAGCGAAAGTTTGTGCAGATATTGAGAAATCCGGTCGCCGTCCGCACGTGATGATCGATTTTAGTCACGCAAATAGTCAAAAACAATTTAAACGCCAAATGGATGTGTGTGCTGATGTATGCCAACAAATTGCGAATGGATCAGAATTTATTTCAGGCGTAATGATTGAAAGTCATTTAGTTGAAGGTCGTCAAGATTTAGGCGATGGTAATTTAGCTAATTTAGTATATGGTCAGAGCGTTACGGATGCGTGTATTGGCTGGGAAGATAGTGAAAAAGCGTTATTCGCCTTAGCCGATGCCGTTGAACAACGCCGTGCTAAACGTGCATAA
- a CDS encoding thymidine kinase — protein MAKLYFYYSSMNAGKSTTLLQSSYNYQERGMNTLVYTATIDDRYGIGKVSSRIGISQEAQLFQPNTNLFEEIALAYQQQKLHCILIDEAQFLTREQVYQLTDVVDKLRVPVLCYGLRTDFQAELFEGSQYLLAWADELQELKTICDCGKKANFVIRMNENGEAVSDGDQIQIGGNDKYLSVCRYHYKQKLGRI, from the coding sequence ATGGCAAAACTCTACTTTTATTACTCTTCAATGAATGCAGGGAAATCAACCACTCTGCTCCAATCCTCTTATAATTATCAAGAGCGAGGTATGAATACCTTAGTCTATACGGCGACGATTGATGACCGCTATGGCATAGGTAAAGTCAGTTCACGCATCGGTATTTCGCAAGAAGCACAATTATTCCAACCGAATACAAATTTGTTTGAGGAGATAGCATTAGCTTATCAACAGCAAAAATTGCATTGTATCTTAATTGATGAAGCCCAATTTCTAACGAGAGAGCAAGTTTATCAATTAACTGATGTCGTGGATAAACTCAGAGTGCCGGTACTCTGCTATGGTTTGCGTACCGATTTCCAAGCAGAACTTTTTGAAGGTAGCCAATATCTATTGGCTTGGGCTGATGAGTTGCAAGAACTCAAAACAATCTGTGATTGCGGTAAGAAGGCCAATTTCGTTATTCGAATGAATGAAAACGGTGAAGCAGTATCGGATGGTGATCAAATTCAGATTGGCGGAAATGATAAATATCTTTCAGTATGTCGCTACCACTATAAACAAAAGTTAGGTCGTATATAA
- the tsaB gene encoding tRNA (adenosine(37)-N6)-threonylcarbamoyltransferase complex dimerization subunit type 1 TsaB: protein MNKTILAIDTATEACSVALLHNGEMTSLDELSPRTHTQRILPMIDELLTKADISLKQVDKLAFGRGPGSFTGVRVGIGVAQGLAMGAELPVVPISNLVAMAQATYREIGADKVVALIDARMNEVYFAQYEKAETGWKMVVTEQVCSPEKAIAQIQLAEGLVVVGTGWQAYPQFAEADLAIFVTDIHLPSAKYMLELAQETTQTFSALEIEPVYLRNEVTWEKLPHKR from the coding sequence ATGAATAAAACAATTCTTGCTATTGATACGGCGACTGAGGCTTGTTCCGTAGCATTATTACATAATGGGGAAATGACTTCGTTAGATGAATTAAGCCCGAGAACACATACGCAAAGAATTTTGCCAATGATTGATGAGTTATTAACCAAAGCAGATATTTCGCTTAAACAAGTCGATAAATTGGCATTTGGGAGAGGTCCGGGTAGTTTTACCGGCGTACGTGTCGGTATCGGTGTCGCTCAAGGATTAGCAATGGGGGCTGAGTTACCTGTTGTACCTATTTCAAATTTAGTTGCAATGGCACAGGCGACTTATCGGGAAATAGGGGCAGATAAAGTTGTTGCACTCATTGATGCTCGTATGAATGAGGTTTATTTCGCTCAATATGAAAAAGCTGAAACAGGTTGGAAAATGGTTGTTACAGAACAAGTTTGTTCACCTGAAAAGGCGATTGCTCAAATACAATTAGCAGAAGGATTAGTTGTGGTGGGGACCGGCTGGCAGGCATATCCACAGTTTGCAGAAGCTGATTTAGCAATTTTCGTGACCGATATTCATCTCCCTTCGGCTAAATATATGTTGGAGCTTGCACAAGAAACAACGCAAACCTTCTCAGCTTTAGAGATTGAGCCGGTCTATTTGCGTAATGAAGTGACTTGGGAAAAATTGCCTCATAAACGCTAA